A DNA window from Motilibacter rhizosphaerae contains the following coding sequences:
- a CDS encoding HhH-GPD-type base excision DNA repair protein yields MTRLRLAQDEQADALLAADPLALLLGMLLDQQIPMEKAFKGPEVLRSRLDGPFTAEAIAGHPDLAAVFAQPPAVHRFPGSMAGRVQELCRVLVATYGGSAAAVWEGVEPATEVLRRLKELPGFGDQKARIFLALLGKQLGVQPEGWREAAGSYGDEGSFRSVADVVDGESLLKVRAFKQEMKAKAKAR; encoded by the coding sequence ATGACCAGGCTGCGACTGGCGCAGGACGAGCAGGCCGACGCGCTGCTCGCCGCCGACCCGCTGGCCCTGCTGCTGGGGATGCTGCTCGACCAGCAGATCCCGATGGAGAAGGCGTTCAAGGGTCCGGAGGTGCTGCGCTCGCGGCTCGACGGCCCCTTCACCGCCGAGGCGATCGCGGGGCACCCCGACCTCGCCGCCGTCTTCGCACAGCCGCCGGCGGTCCACCGTTTCCCGGGCTCGATGGCCGGGCGCGTGCAGGAGCTCTGCCGCGTGCTGGTCGCGACGTACGGCGGGTCGGCGGCCGCCGTGTGGGAGGGCGTCGAGCCGGCGACCGAGGTGCTGCGGCGGCTCAAGGAGCTGCCGGGCTTCGGCGACCAGAAGGCGCGCATCTTCCTGGCCCTGCTGGGCAAGCAGCTCGGCGTACAGCCTGAGGGGTGGCGCGAGGCTGCGGGCTCCTACGGCGATGAGGGGTCGTTCCGCTCGGTCGCCGACGTAGTCGACGGCGAGTCCCTGCTCAAGGTGCGCGCGTTCAAGCAGGAGATGAAGGCCAAGGCGAAGGCGCGCTGA
- a CDS encoding DUF1015 domain-containing protein — protein sequence MVDFRPFAAWRPVPAAASRVLAPPYDVVDVAQARALAVDPDSFLHVSRPDIDCPPGADEGAWAHAALDGLVTRGVLREEPAAAYFAYRQTSGAHVQTGLVGLASVADYRSGAVATHELTRADKELDRVQHLEALSAHDEPVFLVSREFPELSLDEPPETSVVAPDGVLHEVWRVSDVPAVRDFFTGVPRIYVADGHHRSAAAARVHEALRLPGTSAFLAVVLPVEDVRVLAYDRVVSSAGGLEVADIAAAGFTVAAVPSPSRPASPHEFCLRLRGSWWSLRALDVPDDPVGALDVTLLQERLLGPLLGIVDPRTDPRISFVGGAEDLRLLEAAEGEVAVGLHPTSVEEMLRCADAGLVMPPKSTWFDPKLGSGLFVHRWG from the coding sequence ATGGTGGACTTCCGGCCGTTCGCGGCCTGGCGGCCGGTTCCCGCTGCGGCGTCGCGGGTCCTGGCCCCGCCGTACGACGTGGTGGACGTGGCGCAGGCGCGCGCGCTCGCCGTCGACCCCGACAGCTTCCTGCACGTGTCGCGGCCGGACATCGACTGCCCTCCTGGTGCGGACGAGGGTGCGTGGGCGCACGCCGCCCTCGACGGGCTCGTGACCCGGGGCGTGCTGCGCGAAGAGCCTGCTGCCGCGTACTTCGCCTACCGGCAGACGTCAGGTGCGCACGTGCAGACCGGGCTGGTCGGCCTCGCGTCGGTGGCGGACTACCGGTCCGGCGCCGTCGCGACGCACGAGCTGACCCGGGCGGACAAGGAGCTCGACCGGGTGCAGCACCTGGAGGCCCTGTCGGCCCACGACGAACCGGTGTTCCTGGTGTCGCGGGAGTTCCCGGAGCTCTCGCTCGACGAGCCGCCGGAGACCTCGGTGGTCGCGCCGGACGGGGTGCTGCACGAGGTGTGGCGGGTGTCTGATGTGCCTGCCGTGCGGGACTTCTTCACTGGCGTGCCACGGATCTACGTCGCCGACGGGCACCACCGCTCCGCCGCGGCGGCACGGGTGCACGAGGCATTGCGACTGCCTGGGACGTCGGCTTTCCTCGCGGTGGTGCTGCCGGTCGAGGACGTACGCGTCCTGGCCTACGACCGGGTGGTCTCCTCTGCCGGGGGGCTCGAGGTCGCCGACATCGCCGCCGCGGGGTTCACGGTGGCGGCGGTCCCGTCGCCGTCCCGGCCGGCGTCGCCGCACGAGTTCTGCCTGCGACTGAGGGGTTCGTGGTGGTCGCTGCGGGCCCTCGACGTCCCGGACGACCCGGTGGGCGCGCTGGACGTGACCCTGCTGCAGGAGCGCCTGCTGGGGCCGCTGCTCGGGATCGTCGACCCGCGTACGGATCCGCGGATCTCGTTCGTTGGCGGGGCGGAGGATCTGCGGCTGCTGGAGGCCGCGGAGGGCGAGGTGGCCGTGGGGCTGCACCCCACATCGGTCGAGGAGATGCTGCGCTGCGCGGACGCCGGGCTGGTGATGCCGCCGAAGTCGACGTGGTTCGACCCGAAGCTGGGGAGCGGGCTGTTCGTGCACCGGTGGGGCTGA
- a CDS encoding HNH endonuclease signature motif containing protein, which yields MRSSARELVEQARACLAELAALDLTEVDLAELGPLLKELHATRAVLDAADARVLEAFDSRQAYRADFAVTAASWLRHHTHVGEADARARVRVARALRSLPLAADALSHGEVSWQHVRRIAPVVGYLADTPDELPRLEKALVDFARDNTPDDLTRLVQVAAEAAGVGESAAEREQRRLAQRSFTTTRTLDGWRHVTGLLAPELGDLLEQVLTGLATPVPGIDGAPDDRTAAQRRHDALADAIGLVADLDTVPEVNGSRPRLTLVADVATLRGDDPAWAARSPLASLLTRSLGPTALELLTCDAVITPLLTTELGVPLAEGRAKRFATNAQLRALKARDGGCIVPGCDRIRLEAHHVIPWSEGGLSDVGSYALFCKRHHQIAHEDGWTVEPDPDRPGLFHLRPPDDRPPIKARHTIDRDPGSTTPIW from the coding sequence ATGCGTTCGAGTGCTCGTGAGCTGGTGGAGCAGGCTCGTGCCTGCCTCGCCGAGCTCGCCGCGCTCGATCTGACCGAGGTCGATCTCGCGGAGCTCGGGCCGCTGCTGAAGGAGCTGCACGCGACCCGCGCGGTGCTCGACGCGGCGGACGCGAGGGTGCTGGAGGCGTTCGACTCGCGGCAGGCGTACCGGGCGGACTTCGCGGTGACGGCGGCGTCGTGGCTGCGGCACCACACCCACGTGGGTGAGGCCGATGCCCGTGCTCGGGTACGCGTCGCGCGCGCCCTGCGCTCGCTGCCACTTGCAGCTGACGCACTGTCACACGGCGAGGTGTCGTGGCAGCACGTCCGCCGCATCGCGCCCGTGGTCGGCTACCTCGCCGACACCCCGGACGAGCTGCCGCGCTTGGAGAAGGCGCTGGTGGACTTCGCCCGGGACAACACCCCCGACGACCTCACCCGCCTGGTCCAGGTAGCGGCGGAGGCCGCCGGGGTCGGGGAGTCTGCGGCGGAGCGGGAGCAGCGCCGCCTCGCCCAGCGCTCCTTCACTACGACGAGGACGCTGGACGGGTGGCGGCACGTCACGGGCCTGCTCGCCCCCGAGCTCGGGGACCTGCTGGAGCAGGTCCTCACCGGCCTCGCCACGCCGGTGCCGGGGATCGACGGCGCCCCCGACGACAGGACAGCGGCGCAGCGCCGGCACGACGCGTTGGCTGACGCAATCGGCCTGGTCGCGGACCTCGACACCGTCCCGGAGGTCAACGGGTCCCGCCCCCGGCTCACCCTCGTCGCTGACGTCGCGACCCTCCGCGGCGACGACCCCGCGTGGGCCGCCCGGTCGCCGCTCGCCTCGCTGCTCACCCGCTCACTCGGCCCGACGGCGCTGGAGCTGCTCACCTGCGACGCGGTCATCACCCCGCTGCTCACCACCGAGCTGGGAGTCCCGCTCGCCGAAGGCCGCGCCAAGCGGTTCGCCACCAACGCGCAGCTGAGAGCGCTCAAAGCGCGGGACGGGGGGTGCATCGTCCCCGGCTGCGACCGGATCCGCCTCGAAGCCCACCACGTGATCCCCTGGTCGGAGGGCGGGCTCTCCGACGTCGGCAGCTACGCGCTGTTCTGCAAGCGGCACCACCAGATCGCCCACGAGGACGGCTGGACCGTCGAACCCGACCCCGACCGGCCGGGCCTCTTCCACCTCAGACCACCCGACGACCGGCCACCCATCAAAGCCCGGCACACCATCGACCGCGACCCCGGCAGCACCACGCCCATCTGGTGA
- a CDS encoding cupin domain-containing protein encodes MAVVRATAEPVEMHGFRFTPLASPSRGTTTLAMWTVTAPPGASSPRHSMTEEEVLLVQRGRVVAHVGDASWELAAGDGVVVPPGEEFLLDNPFDEPADLLACTTAGMRARVGGAEITPPWAL; translated from the coding sequence ATGGCCGTCGTCCGCGCCACCGCCGAGCCCGTCGAGATGCACGGCTTCCGCTTCACCCCGCTGGCCTCGCCCAGCCGCGGGACGACCACGCTCGCGATGTGGACCGTCACCGCCCCGCCCGGCGCGAGCAGCCCGCGCCACTCGATGACCGAGGAGGAGGTGCTCCTGGTCCAGCGCGGCCGCGTGGTTGCGCACGTCGGCGACGCGTCATGGGAGCTCGCGGCAGGCGATGGCGTCGTTGTGCCCCCGGGGGAGGAGTTCCTGCTGGACAACCCCTTCGACGAGCCCGCCGACCTGCTCGCCTGCACGACGGCGGGGATGCGCGCGAGGGTGGGCGGCGCGGAGATCACGCCCCCGTGGGCGCTGTAG
- a CDS encoding MarR family winged helix-turn-helix transcriptional regulator: MDLGLPELLLVVTRGVFERVHEQLAAEGHDIRPAHGFAFQLIASAGGASGADVAAHLGITKQAAAQLLDGLERAGYVTRGSDPSDHRARPAVLTERGWECIRHGERLWRESEREAVAVLGADAYAALRESLARLAGAGGMLEPPLRLKPVW, translated from the coding sequence GTGGACCTCGGCCTGCCCGAGCTGCTCCTCGTCGTGACCCGGGGGGTGTTCGAGCGCGTGCACGAGCAGCTCGCCGCGGAGGGGCACGACATCCGGCCTGCGCACGGCTTCGCCTTCCAGCTGATCGCCAGCGCGGGAGGGGCGTCGGGCGCGGACGTGGCCGCGCACCTCGGCATCACCAAGCAGGCCGCCGCCCAGCTGCTCGACGGGCTCGAGCGGGCCGGCTACGTCACGCGCGGCAGCGACCCGAGCGACCACCGCGCCCGCCCGGCCGTCCTCACCGAGCGGGGGTGGGAGTGCATCCGGCACGGCGAGCGGCTGTGGCGGGAGAGCGAGCGGGAGGCCGTCGCGGTGCTCGGCGCCGACGCGTACGCCGCCCTCCGCGAGAGCCTCGCCCGGCTCGCCGGGGCCGGCGGGATGCTGGAGCCGCCGCTGCGGCTCAAGCCCGTCTGGTGA